The following proteins come from a genomic window of Pseudomonas sp. MAG733B:
- a CDS encoding EAL domain-containing protein — MTFSSDLSGPTVEPRVIRKQYAMEMAVERTRLLYQGSLLPTLFMLINGLVCAGLLWSPQRYFLVSVWLVWLLSLVALRVIQVAAFDSAIPNRQAHPIWRRMFLLGSGLTGLTLAGAGIALVPADNFIQQAWVFGLIGAAALSASVAYAVSLPAFLSFTLPCLLPAIAFMFWGGDEQQHGWGWFGLILLGALSVVAWQVNRLIDRGLLRRFQNQALIEHLQQAQNCGDQLNQKLAKEIEQRRRAEDELREIQIDLESRVAQRSLELDAANQALSKSEARLALALKASELGLWDWNLQTDEVHHTQIQELFGLEPEQVTAILRHLKPRLHPEDLPALKRALVEHLKGRTEDYQIEYRVRHGDGHWVWIEDRGRAVERAENGRVIRMVGTRRDISASKALEEQQQLAATVFEAASEGIVIFDPNYALLAVNQAFSRVTGYDIEEILGRNVIELPCSRDARRHYTAIHQALEQHGSWQGELVETRKNGEMYPQWLQLSTVRDPRGKVSHIVGFFADLSARRESEERMRYLTHYDELTGLANRSMFRERLSEAHQRVRQGGYRSLALLHINLDRFKQLNDSLGHEVADQLLQKMARRLVNALPEADTIARLSGDEFAVLFNSYGNLSSLARVATRLSNKLRIPVTVEGHELVVSASMGISLLPDSAREISALVSQSNMAMQHAKHLGGNNFQFYTDSLQASTLERLQLENQLRKAVEEKQLKVFYQPKLCLATGKLNAAEALVRWDHPTMGRVPPGDFIGLAEETGLIGPIGEFVLRQACWQACEWQRQGLEAIRVSVNLSVHQLRQGKLVSLVRQVLEETGLEPRFLELELTESQLLDSVEHIIATFQQLRDLGVKLAIDDFGTGYSSLSYLKRIPVDYVKIDQAFIRGLGEGSEDAAITRAIIAMAHGLSLKVVAEGVERLEQLEFLKTERCDEVQGYLISRPIEADGLASLLREQCAV; from the coding sequence ATGACCTTCAGCTCCGACCTGTCGGGCCCCACCGTGGAGCCCCGGGTTATCCGAAAACAGTACGCCATGGAAATGGCGGTCGAACGCACGCGTCTGCTCTATCAGGGCTCTTTGCTGCCCACACTGTTCATGTTGATCAATGGTCTGGTCTGCGCCGGGTTGCTCTGGAGTCCGCAGCGCTACTTCCTGGTCAGCGTCTGGCTGGTGTGGTTGTTGTCATTGGTGGCGCTGCGGGTGATTCAGGTAGCGGCTTTCGATTCGGCCATTCCCAATCGGCAGGCCCACCCCATCTGGCGACGGATGTTTTTGCTGGGTTCCGGCCTCACCGGCCTGACCCTGGCCGGTGCCGGTATCGCCTTGGTTCCCGCCGATAACTTCATTCAGCAAGCCTGGGTCTTCGGCCTGATCGGTGCGGCGGCCCTCTCGGCCAGCGTGGCCTACGCGGTCAGTTTGCCGGCCTTCCTGTCTTTCACTTTGCCCTGCCTGTTGCCGGCCATCGCCTTCATGTTCTGGGGTGGTGACGAACAACAGCACGGCTGGGGCTGGTTTGGCCTGATTCTGCTGGGCGCATTGAGTGTGGTTGCCTGGCAGGTCAATCGCCTTATCGATCGCGGCCTGTTGCGACGCTTCCAGAATCAGGCGCTGATCGAGCATCTGCAACAAGCGCAAAATTGCGGTGACCAGCTTAATCAGAAACTGGCAAAGGAAATCGAGCAGCGCCGGCGAGCTGAAGACGAGTTGCGCGAAATCCAGATCGACCTGGAAAGCCGCGTCGCCCAGCGCAGCCTGGAACTGGATGCCGCCAACCAGGCGCTGAGCAAGAGTGAGGCGCGCCTGGCGCTGGCATTGAAAGCCAGTGAACTGGGGTTGTGGGACTGGAATCTGCAAACCGACGAAGTGCATCACACGCAGATTCAGGAGTTGTTTGGCCTGGAGCCGGAGCAGGTGACGGCAATCCTGCGCCACCTCAAGCCGCGCCTCCACCCCGAGGATCTTCCCGCGCTGAAAAGGGCGCTGGTCGAGCACTTGAAGGGGCGCACCGAGGACTACCAGATCGAGTACCGCGTGCGGCATGGCGACGGCCACTGGGTCTGGATCGAGGACCGTGGGCGGGCAGTCGAGCGTGCCGAAAACGGCCGGGTGATCCGCATGGTCGGCACTCGCCGCGACATCAGCGCGAGCAAGGCACTTGAAGAACAGCAGCAATTGGCGGCGACGGTGTTCGAGGCCGCCAGTGAAGGCATCGTGATTTTTGACCCCAATTACGCGTTGCTCGCGGTCAATCAGGCCTTCAGCCGTGTGACGGGCTATGACATCGAGGAAATTCTGGGTCGAAACGTGATCGAGTTGCCGTGCAGCCGCGATGCACGCCGGCATTACACCGCGATTCATCAGGCGCTGGAGCAGCACGGCAGTTGGCAAGGCGAATTGGTGGAAACCCGCAAGAATGGCGAGATGTATCCGCAGTGGCTTCAACTAAGTACGGTGCGCGATCCTCGGGGAAAGGTGAGTCATATTGTGGGCTTCTTCGCGGATCTCTCCGCCCGGCGTGAATCCGAAGAGCGCATGCGCTACCTGACCCATTACGACGAGCTCACCGGTCTGGCCAACCGCTCGATGTTCCGTGAGCGGCTCAGCGAGGCGCACCAACGGGTGCGACAGGGCGGTTATCGCAGCTTGGCGTTGCTGCACATCAATCTCGACCGGTTCAAACAACTCAATGACAGCCTGGGTCATGAAGTCGCCGACCAATTATTGCAGAAAATGGCACGGCGACTGGTCAATGCCTTGCCGGAGGCAGACACGATCGCGCGCCTGTCCGGTGACGAGTTTGCCGTGTTGTTCAACTCCTACGGCAACCTTTCGAGTCTCGCGCGGGTGGCGACACGGTTATCGAACAAGTTGCGCATTCCGGTGACGGTCGAGGGCCATGAACTGGTGGTCAGTGCGTCGATGGGCATCAGTTTGTTGCCGGACAGTGCCCGAGAGATTTCCGCGTTGGTCAGTCAGTCGAACATGGCCATGCAACACGCCAAGCATTTGGGCGGAAACAACTTCCAGTTCTACACCGATAGCCTGCAGGCCAGCACGCTGGAACGGTTGCAGCTGGAAAACCAGTTGCGTAAAGCGGTTGAAGAGAAGCAGTTGAAGGTGTTCTACCAACCGAAACTGTGCCTTGCCACGGGCAAGTTGAACGCCGCTGAGGCGCTGGTGCGTTGGGATCATCCGACCATGGGCCGCGTGCCTCCGGGGGATTTCATCGGTCTGGCCGAGGAAACCGGGTTGATTGGCCCGATCGGTGAGTTCGTATTGCGTCAGGCTTGCTGGCAAGCCTGTGAGTGGCAGCGCCAGGGGCTTGAAGCGATTCGGGTGTCGGTGAATCTGTCGGTGCATCAGTTGCGTCAAGGCAAACTGGTCAGTCTGGTGCGTCAAGTGCTGGAAGAAACCGGGCTGGAGCCACGCTTTCTGGAACTGGAACTCACCGAAAGCCAGTTGCTGGACAGCGTCGAGCACATCATCGCGACCTTCCAGCAGCTACGAGATCTGGGCGTGAAACTGGCAATCGATGATTTCGGCACCGGCTATTCATCCCTGAGCTATCTCAAGCGGATTCCGGTGGATTACGTGAAGATCGATCAGGCGTTCATTCGCGGTTTGGGGGAGGGCAGCGAGGATGCGGCAATCACTCGGGCGATCATCGCCATGGCGCACGGCCTGTCGTTGAAGGTCGTGGCGGAAGGGGTCGAGCGGCTTGAGCAGCTTGAGTTTTTGAAAACCGAGCGCTGCGACGAGGTGCAAGGGTATCTGATCAGTCGACCCATCGAAGCGGATGGATTGGCGAGTCTGCTACGAGAGCAGTGTGCCGTGTGA
- a CDS encoding LysR family transcriptional regulator → MRKSLMRMTLRQLQIFNEVCDLRSYSRAADEMSLTQPAVSLQIRQLEELIGQPLFDYVGKKLYMTEAAEALQRASRDIFGRLENLDMQLSDMQGSLQGQLKLAVESSAKYFVPHLFAAFKRQHPEVNLQLTVVNRGQVIRRLSDNRDDLVIMSMVPQDMGLEFLPFLNNPIVAVAPPDHPLCHMGPLRLQDLEPYTLLLREPGSGTRMACEEYFKEKRVHFNQTQEVSSAEAQRECVLAGLGVALLTRHALNLELATGGLIELPVEELPLYRSWCLVQAKAKRLSPVAHAFLAFVRSERVQISGLVERFDGKLSVRPASN, encoded by the coding sequence ATGCGTAAGTCATTGATGCGTATGACATTGCGTCAATTGCAAATCTTCAATGAGGTCTGTGATTTGAGGTCCTACAGCCGCGCGGCCGACGAAATGTCGCTCACACAACCGGCCGTCAGCCTACAGATTCGTCAATTGGAAGAGCTGATTGGTCAGCCTCTGTTCGATTATGTCGGCAAAAAACTCTACATGACAGAAGCGGCCGAAGCTTTGCAACGCGCCAGCCGGGACATTTTCGGGCGCCTGGAAAACCTCGATATGCAGCTGTCGGACATGCAGGGCTCTTTGCAGGGTCAGCTGAAACTGGCGGTGGAATCCAGCGCCAAGTACTTCGTCCCTCACCTATTTGCCGCGTTCAAGCGCCAGCATCCTGAGGTCAATCTGCAACTGACGGTGGTCAACCGAGGCCAGGTGATTCGGCGTCTCTCCGACAACCGGGATGACTTGGTGATCATGTCGATGGTGCCGCAGGATATGGGGTTGGAGTTTTTGCCGTTCCTCAATAACCCGATCGTCGCCGTGGCTCCGCCGGATCATCCGCTGTGCCATATGGGACCGCTGCGCTTGCAGGATCTTGAGCCGTACACCTTGCTGTTACGCGAACCCGGCTCCGGAACGCGCATGGCGTGCGAAGAATACTTCAAAGAGAAACGCGTGCACTTCAACCAGACCCAGGAAGTCTCGTCAGCCGAAGCCCAGCGTGAATGCGTGTTAGCAGGTCTGGGCGTCGCGCTGTTGACGCGCCACGCCCTGAACCTGGAACTGGCGACCGGCGGGTTGATCGAGTTACCGGTCGAAGAACTGCCGCTATACCGCAGTTGGTGCCTGGTGCAAGCCAAGGCTAAACGCTTGTCACCGGTGGCCCACGCATTCCTTGCGTTCGTGCGCAGCGAGCGGGTACAGATCAGCGGCCTGGTTGAGCGCTTCGACGGGAAGCTGTCGGTGCGGCCTGCCAGTAATTGA
- the oadA gene encoding sodium-extruding oxaloacetate decarboxylase subunit alpha, with protein MSKKIHVTDTILRDAHQSLLATRMRTEDMLPICDKLDKVGYWSLECWGGATFDACVRFLKEDPWERLRQLRAALPNTRLQMLLRGQNLLGYRHYSDDVVKAFVAKAAVNGIDVFRIFDAMNDVRNLRVAIEAVKAAGKHAQGTIAYTTSPVHTIDAFVAQAKQMEAMGCDSVAIKDMAGLLTPYATGELVRALKAEQSLPVFIHSHDTAGLATMCQLKAIENGADHIDTAISSFASGTSHPGTESMVAALKGTEFDTGLNLELLQEIGLYFYAVRKKYHQFESEFTAVDTRVQVNQVPGGMISNLANQLKEQGALNRMSEVLAEIPRVREDLGFPPLVTPTSQIVGTQAFFNVLAGERYKTITNEVKLYLQGGYGKAPGTVNEKLRRQAIGSEEVIDVRPADLLKPEMTKLRADIGALAKSEEDVLTFAMFPDIGRKFLEERAAGTLTPEVLLPIPEAGKVASAGGEGVPTEFVIDVHGETYRVDITGVGVKAEGKRHFYLSIDGMPEEVVFEPLNEFVSGGSSKRKQATAPGHVSTTMPGNIVDVLVKEGDTVKAGQAVLITEAMKMETEVQAAIAGKVTAIHVAKGDRVNPGEILIEIEG; from the coding sequence ATGAGCAAGAAGATTCATGTAACCGACACCATCCTGCGCGACGCTCACCAATCGCTGCTGGCGACTCGCATGCGCACCGAAGACATGCTGCCGATCTGCGACAAGCTCGACAAAGTCGGCTACTGGTCGCTGGAATGCTGGGGCGGCGCGACCTTCGACGCCTGCGTACGTTTCCTGAAAGAAGACCCGTGGGAGCGTCTGCGCCAACTGCGCGCGGCGCTGCCTAACACCCGTCTGCAAATGCTGTTGCGTGGTCAGAACCTGCTGGGCTACCGCCACTACAGCGACGACGTGGTCAAAGCCTTCGTTGCCAAGGCCGCAGTCAACGGCATTGACGTGTTCCGCATCTTCGACGCCATGAACGACGTGCGTAACCTGCGCGTGGCCATCGAAGCAGTGAAAGCTGCCGGCAAACACGCCCAAGGCACCATCGCGTACACCACCAGCCCGGTGCACACCATCGACGCGTTCGTGGCGCAAGCCAAGCAGATGGAAGCCATGGGTTGCGACTCGGTGGCGATCAAAGACATGGCCGGCCTGCTGACCCCGTACGCCACCGGTGAACTGGTTCGGGCGTTGAAAGCCGAACAGTCGCTGCCAGTGTTCATTCACTCGCATGACACCGCAGGCCTGGCGACGATGTGCCAGCTCAAGGCGATCGAAAACGGTGCCGACCACATCGACACCGCGATCTCCAGCTTCGCATCGGGCACTAGCCACCCGGGCACCGAATCGATGGTTGCTGCGCTCAAGGGCACTGAGTTCGACACCGGCCTGAACCTGGAACTGCTGCAGGAAATCGGCCTGTACTTCTACGCCGTGCGCAAGAAGTACCACCAGTTCGAAAGCGAATTTACCGCTGTCGACACCCGCGTGCAGGTCAATCAGGTGCCGGGCGGGATGATTTCCAACCTCGCCAACCAGCTCAAAGAGCAGGGCGCACTGAATCGCATGAGCGAAGTGCTGGCAGAGATCCCGCGTGTTCGTGAAGACCTCGGCTTCCCGCCGCTGGTGACCCCGACCTCGCAGATCGTTGGCACCCAGGCGTTCTTCAACGTGCTGGCCGGCGAGCGCTACAAGACCATCACCAACGAAGTGAAGCTGTACCTGCAAGGCGGCTACGGCAAGGCGCCGGGCACCGTGAACGAGAAACTGCGTCGCCAGGCCATCGGCAGCGAAGAAGTGATCGACGTGCGTCCGGCTGATCTGCTAAAGCCGGAAATGACCAAGCTGCGTGCCGACATCGGTGCACTGGCCAAGTCTGAAGAAGACGTGCTGACGTTCGCCATGTTCCCGGACATCGGCCGCAAGTTCCTCGAAGAACGCGCTGCCGGCACCCTGACACCTGAAGTGCTGTTGCCGATTCCGGAAGCCGGCAAAGTGGCCTCGGCTGGCGGCGAAGGCGTACCGACCGAGTTCGTCATCGACGTTCACGGCGAAACCTACCGCGTCGACATCACCGGTGTCGGCGTCAAGGCCGAAGGCAAGCGTCACTTCTACCTGTCCATCGACGGCATGCCGGAAGAAGTGGTGTTCGAACCGCTCAACGAATTCGTCAGCGGCGGCAGCAGCAAGCGCAAGCAAGCCACCGCGCCGGGCCACGTCAGCACCACCATGCCGGGCAACATCGTCGATGTACTGGTCAAGGAAGGCGACACCGTCAAGGCGGGCCAGGCTGTGTTGATCACTGAAGCGATGAAGATGGAAACCGAAGTCCAGGCAGCCATCGCCGGTAAAGTCACCGCTATTCACGTGGCCAAGGGCGACCGGGTGAACCCGGGCGAAATCCTGATCGAGATCGAAGGCTGA
- a CDS encoding autotransporter outer membrane beta-barrel domain-containing protein, with translation MPVQHKFRPQHLALAIALALGFTEFAQAQEPVTEPAPPTSKSAQTLIKELDAFAKTATSHSIKNTEDWGKLELGDADEVVRVLTPQAFNGVLEGGAGENLLQLEAAKGGTLGESRQFQRLDVKKGTWTLTGSGDFSTGALVRAKAALNNEGHIAGDAWVQGSLSNSGSIDGRVDIYEQATFSGRGSVGALNVMGHMLVNRAQGAPTVKGDMDLAETAVLSYEVHPDGSSETIKVDGTARLGNATLKVVGVGDDFPQTSEYTIIEASKVEGKFGHVESNLAFMDAHANYEKSRVGLTYARNEVPFEEVATDKNAKEFGRSIVTTEAVPTELNSSKTPNAAIKALLGTTTTTAPLAMELLTGDSNANLAKTTLNSITPVSASMLSAMRQLDSAGNSDNQKNAPRLAAGSKDNGRVWLQALGHGGKLDRDFQDLKYSTEGLVLGADWGVGEHWHLGMIGGKSSTRMDSRQLDGDLDSWHLGAYALRQSGPVALRLGATFSNHDGSTKREVSFYRFSDRPKGRYDANTQQAFAEVGYNLGRGNVSFEPFASVGYQRYQRDSFTEKGGAAALKVHGQSNENLNSTFGLRLAQINGLDNGMQLTPRFSAGWKHTYGELDSYTRQRLITGGRDYTVYGAPLDRDSLLIDAGLDLRVSTNNTLGVSLNGETGSDGRSYGVTGQWRMAF, from the coding sequence ATGCCCGTTCAACACAAATTCCGACCACAACATCTTGCCTTGGCGATTGCACTTGCCTTGGGTTTTACTGAGTTTGCACAGGCTCAAGAGCCCGTGACGGAACCAGCCCCTCCCACCAGCAAATCGGCGCAGACGCTGATCAAAGAGCTCGACGCTTTCGCTAAAACCGCCACGTCCCACTCCATCAAAAACACAGAAGACTGGGGCAAGCTTGAACTCGGCGATGCCGATGAAGTGGTCAGGGTACTGACCCCGCAAGCGTTCAATGGGGTTTTGGAGGGTGGTGCGGGTGAAAACCTCCTGCAACTCGAGGCCGCCAAAGGGGGAACGCTTGGCGAAAGTCGTCAATTCCAGCGACTGGATGTAAAGAAGGGCACATGGACGCTGACCGGTTCCGGTGACTTCAGTACGGGTGCTCTGGTTCGTGCAAAAGCGGCGCTGAACAATGAAGGACATATCGCCGGCGATGCATGGGTCCAGGGTAGCCTGAGCAATTCGGGGAGCATCGACGGTCGTGTCGACATCTACGAACAAGCAACCTTCAGTGGTCGCGGAAGCGTGGGCGCCCTCAACGTAATGGGCCACATGCTCGTCAACCGGGCGCAAGGCGCACCCACGGTCAAAGGCGACATGGACCTCGCCGAAACGGCGGTATTGTCCTATGAAGTCCACCCGGATGGTTCGAGCGAAACTATCAAGGTCGACGGCACTGCCAGACTCGGAAATGCGACTTTGAAAGTGGTCGGTGTGGGCGATGATTTTCCGCAGACCAGCGAGTACACGATCATTGAAGCCAGCAAGGTTGAGGGCAAGTTCGGTCATGTCGAAAGCAACCTGGCATTCATGGACGCTCATGCGAATTACGAAAAGAGCCGGGTCGGCCTGACTTATGCCCGCAACGAAGTCCCCTTTGAAGAGGTTGCAACTGATAAAAACGCCAAGGAGTTCGGGCGCAGTATTGTGACCACGGAAGCGGTTCCCACAGAACTGAATTCATCCAAAACCCCAAATGCTGCAATCAAGGCCCTGCTCGGGACCACCACAACCACCGCACCGTTGGCCATGGAGCTTCTTACTGGCGACAGCAACGCCAACCTCGCCAAAACCACGTTGAACAGCATCACCCCTGTGAGCGCCAGCATGCTCTCGGCCATGCGCCAATTGGACAGCGCAGGAAACTCCGACAATCAAAAAAACGCTCCCCGTCTGGCCGCTGGCAGTAAAGACAACGGTCGGGTCTGGCTTCAGGCATTGGGTCATGGCGGGAAGCTTGATCGCGACTTTCAGGACCTGAAATATTCCACTGAAGGCTTGGTATTGGGCGCTGACTGGGGCGTCGGTGAGCACTGGCATCTGGGTATGATCGGCGGTAAATCCTCGACTCGCATGGACAGCCGACAGCTCGACGGCGACCTCGACAGCTGGCACCTGGGCGCCTACGCCCTGCGTCAGAGTGGCCCGGTAGCGCTGCGGCTGGGTGCGACGTTCAGCAACCACGACGGCAGCACCAAACGCGAAGTCAGCTTCTATAGGTTCAGCGACCGCCCGAAAGGTCGTTACGATGCCAATACACAGCAAGCCTTCGCCGAGGTCGGCTACAACCTGGGACGCGGCAACGTCAGCTTCGAGCCATTCGCAAGCGTTGGCTACCAACGCTACCAGCGCGACAGCTTCACGGAAAAGGGCGGCGCGGCGGCACTGAAAGTCCACGGGCAAAGTAACGAGAATCTGAACAGCACGTTCGGGCTGCGCCTGGCGCAAATCAATGGGCTGGATAACGGCATGCAACTGACACCGCGTTTCAGCGCAGGCTGGAAACACACCTACGGCGAACTCGACAGCTACACCCGTCAACGCTTGATAACGGGCGGCCGTGACTACACCGTTTACGGGGCGCCGCTGGATCGTGACAGTTTGTTGATCGATGCGGGACTCGACCTTCGGGTATCGACCAATAACACCCTGGGCGTCAGCCTCAATGGTGAAACCGGCAGTGACGGCCGCAGCTATGGCGTGACGGGGCAATGGCGGATGGCGTTCTGA
- the hexR gene encoding transcriptional regulator HexR gives MNLLQHIAQSRHLLRKSELKVADHVLLDPAAVMHSSMADLAHSVGISEPTIVRFCRAIGCSGFQDLKLKLAQSLAAGASFGQFAIHEDDSVADYSLKIFDTTLHTLMEVREKLDPVELQRAVTLMSQAQRVEFYGFGASGAVAADAQHKFFRLLLTAAAYSDPHMQAMSAVTLKPTDVAICISQSGRSKDLLITANLVRESGASLITLCPSQTPLAELSTVNLAIDVHEDTEIYTPLTSRIAHLVVIDVLAMGVAMARGPSLVNHLKSVKRSLRSLRLSPKSVKALDD, from the coding sequence TTGAATCTGCTGCAACACATCGCCCAGTCTCGCCACCTGTTACGCAAGTCGGAGCTCAAGGTCGCCGATCACGTGCTGCTTGACCCCGCGGCCGTGATGCACAGTTCCATGGCCGACCTGGCCCATAGCGTCGGCATCAGTGAGCCGACCATCGTGCGTTTTTGCCGTGCCATCGGTTGCTCCGGGTTCCAGGACCTGAAGCTCAAGCTGGCCCAGAGCCTGGCGGCGGGCGCGAGTTTTGGACAGTTCGCGATCCACGAAGATGATTCGGTCGCCGACTACAGCCTGAAAATTTTCGACACCACCCTGCACACGTTGATGGAGGTTCGCGAGAAACTCGATCCGGTGGAGTTGCAACGGGCGGTCACGCTGATGTCCCAGGCCCAGCGCGTCGAGTTCTATGGCTTCGGCGCCTCGGGTGCGGTAGCGGCGGATGCGCAGCACAAATTTTTCCGCTTGCTGCTGACCGCGGCGGCCTATTCGGACCCGCACATGCAGGCGATGTCGGCGGTGACCCTGAAGCCGACCGATGTGGCGATCTGCATTTCCCAGTCCGGGCGTTCCAAGGATCTGCTGATCACCGCCAACCTGGTGCGCGAAAGCGGCGCTTCGTTGATCACCCTGTGCCCGAGCCAGACGCCATTGGCCGAGCTGTCGACCGTCAACCTGGCGATTGATGTGCATGAAGACACCGAAATCTACACGCCGCTGACCTCGCGGATCGCTCACCTGGTGGTGATCGATGTGCTGGCGATGGGCGTGGCCATGGCGCGCGGACCGAGCCTGGTCAACCACCTCAAGAGCGTCAAGCGCAGCCTGCGCAGCTTGCGGTTGTCGCCGAAGTCGGTGAAAGCGCTCGACGACTAA
- a CDS encoding acetyl-CoA carboxylase biotin carboxylase subunit, producing the protein MITKILIANRGEIAVRIVRACAEMGIRSVAIYSDADRHALHVKRADEAHSIGAEPLAGYLNARKLVNLAVETGCDALHPGYGFLSENAELADICAERGIKFIGPSAEVIRRMGDKTEARRSMIKAGVPVTPGTEGNVADIAEALIEGDRIGYPVMLKATSGGGGRGIRRCDSREELEQAFPRVISEATKAFGSAEVFLEKCIVNPKHIEAQILGDSFGNVVHLFERDCSIQRRNQKLIEIAPSPQLTPEQRAYIGDLSVRAAKAVGYENAGTVEFLLAEGEVYFMEMNTRVQVEHTITEEITGIDIVREQIRIASGLPLSVKQEDIHHRGFALQFRINAEDPKNNFLPSFGKITRYYAPGGPGVRTDTAIYTGYTIPPFYDSMCLKLVVWALTWEEAMDRGLRALDDMRLQGVKTTAAYYQEILRNPEFRSGQFNTSFVESHPELTNYSIKRKPEELALAIAAAIAAHAGL; encoded by the coding sequence GTGATAACAAAGATCCTGATCGCCAACCGTGGTGAGATTGCCGTACGAATCGTGCGTGCCTGCGCCGAGATGGGCATTCGCTCGGTCGCGATCTATTCCGACGCCGACCGTCATGCCTTGCATGTGAAGCGTGCGGACGAGGCCCACAGTATTGGTGCCGAGCCGCTGGCGGGTTACCTGAACGCGCGAAAACTGGTGAATCTGGCGGTGGAAACCGGTTGTGATGCATTGCATCCCGGCTATGGCTTCCTGTCGGAAAACGCTGAACTGGCGGACATTTGCGCCGAGCGCGGCATCAAGTTCATCGGTCCATCGGCTGAAGTAATTCGCCGCATGGGCGACAAGACTGAAGCCCGTCGCAGCATGATCAAGGCGGGTGTGCCAGTCACCCCGGGAACCGAAGGCAACGTAGCGGACATCGCCGAAGCCTTGATTGAAGGCGACCGCATCGGTTATCCGGTCATGCTCAAGGCCACCTCCGGTGGTGGTGGCCGGGGTATCCGTCGCTGTGACAGCCGAGAAGAACTTGAACAAGCCTTCCCACGGGTAATTTCCGAAGCCACCAAGGCATTCGGTTCCGCGGAAGTGTTTCTGGAAAAGTGCATCGTCAATCCGAAACACATCGAAGCGCAGATCCTCGGTGACAGCTTTGGCAACGTGGTGCACCTGTTCGAGCGTGACTGCTCGATCCAGCGTCGTAACCAGAAGCTGATCGAGATTGCCCCGAGCCCGCAATTGACCCCTGAACAGCGCGCCTACATTGGCGACCTGTCGGTGCGTGCGGCCAAGGCTGTGGGTTACGAAAACGCCGGTACAGTGGAGTTCCTGCTCGCCGAGGGCGAGGTGTACTTCATGGAGATGAACACCCGGGTGCAGGTGGAACACACCATCACCGAAGAAATCACTGGCATCGACATCGTTCGCGAGCAGATCCGCATCGCTTCCGGTCTGCCGCTTTCGGTGAAACAGGAAGATATCCACCACCGTGGTTTCGCCCTGCAATTCCGGATCAACGCCGAAGACCCGAAAAACAACTTCCTGCCGAGCTTTGGCAAGATCACCCGTTACTACGCACCCGGCGGCCCCGGCGTACGTACCGACACGGCGATCTACACCGGATACACCATTCCGCCGTTCTACGATTCGATGTGCCTGAAACTGGTGGTGTGGGCGCTGACCTGGGAAGAGGCAATGGACCGTGGCCTGCGTGCCCTCGACGACATGCGTCTGCAAGGGGTCAAGACCACCGCCGCGTACTACCAGGAAATCCTGCGCAATCCGGAATTCCGTAGCGGCCAGTTCAACACCAGCTTCGTTGAAAGCCATCCTGAACTGACCAACTACTCGATCAAGCGCAAACCCGAAGAGCTGGCCCTGGCCATCGCCGCCGCCATCGCCGCCCACGCAGGCCTGTGA